Proteins found in one Gigantopelta aegis isolate Gae_Host chromosome 12, Gae_host_genome, whole genome shotgun sequence genomic segment:
- the LOC121385941 gene encoding BTB/POZ domain-containing protein 2-like, translated as MGLMYVSKKYDVKTLEQKCLTYLSSSMTSDNACVILEQAHVFDEQELKEKALTFILENGDAALKSSGVTDLCHECLVKIIQAEELEVDEQSVFEAVVAWSERACRKQNKDVTHETRRQVLGEAVKHVRFPLLDQKYFVKNVPPTDLLTDSEKFKILAHLVSPGDSVLPFNANKRIGVIRQEQIIIQHIAKISYLYSCPCSSDKDHGIMFSVNQDASLLGFHLYGAYGRTTANYDVRAFITNPTTDDVIEGSSVTKSVSVAARTTTYDVEFPRPLKLSKDKKYNLIVNIDGPNSLYGWPGRSTVQNGSFVCSFFDCQKSKHSNRPNPDTDVNMGQIPGLMFLV; from the coding sequence ATGGGTTTGATGTACGTATCAAAGAAGTATGACGTCAAAACCCTGGAACAGAAGTGCCTGACGTATTTGTCGTCATCGATGACGTCAGACAACGCCTGTGTGATACTGGAACAGGCCCACGTGTTTGATGAGCAGGAATTGAAAGAAAAAGCTCTCacttttattttggaaaatggaGATGCAGCTCTAAAATCATCTGGAGTTACCGACCTTTGTCACGAATGCTTGGTTAAGATCATACAAGCGGAAGAACTGGAGGTCGATGAACAATCTGTCTTTGAAGCTGTTGTGGCGTGGAGTGAGAGAGCGTGCAGGAAACAGAACAAAGATGTAACTCACGAAACCAGACGGCAAGTGCTTGGGGAAGCCGTAAAGCACGTGCGGTTTCCCTTACTTGACCAGAAGTATTTCGTCAAAAATGTACCACCAACTGACTTGCTTACTGActcagaaaaattcaagatctTAGCACATTTGGTGTCTCCCGGTGACAGCGTTTTACCATTTAACGCCAACAAGCGCATTGGTGTTATTCGTCAAGAGCAAATTATAATACAGCACATTGCCAAAATTAGTTATCTTTATAGTTGCCCATGTTCTAGTGATAAAGATCATGGAATTATGTTTTCTGTAAACCAAGACGCATCACTACTAGGATTCCATTTGTATGGTGCCTATGGCAGAACCACTGCAAATTATGACGTCAGAGCTTTCATAACTAACCCGACAACAGATGACGTAATCGAAGGTTCATCAGTGACAAAGTCAGTCTCAGTCGCAGCTAGGACGACAACATATGACGTGGAGTTTCCTCGACCCCTAAAACTAAGCAAAGACAAGAAGTACAATCTGATTGTTAACATCGATGGACCTAACTCACTCTATGGGTGGCCAGGCAGATCTACAGTACAGAACGGGTCGTTTGTGTGCTCGTTCTTCGACTGCCAGAAATCCAAACACAGTAACAGACCAAACCCAGATACAGATGTGAATATGGGACAGATACCTGGTTTGATGTTCTTAGTATGA